The following are from one region of the Petrotoga mobilis SJ95 genome:
- the rpsL gene encoding 30S ribosomal protein S12, producing MPTINQLIRYGRTSVKKKTKSPALRGNPQKRGVCVRVSTMTPKKPNSALRKIARVKLSNGIEVTCYIPGEGHNLQEHSNVLVRGGRVKDLPGVRYKIIRGTLDAAGVEGRKQGRSKYGTKKPKA from the coding sequence GTGCCAACGATTAATCAATTAATAAGGTACGGAAGAACATCTGTAAAGAAAAAGACCAAATCTCCTGCATTACGAGGTAACCCTCAAAAACGAGGTGTTTGTGTAAGGGTTTCAACTATGACCCCGAAAAAACCTAATTCAGCTTTAAGGAAGATTGCAAGGGTTAAGCTATCGAATGGAATCGAAGTAACTTGTTATATACCTGGAGAAGGTCATAACCTACAAGAACACTCTAACGTTTTGGTAAGAGGTGGAAGGGTAAAAGACTTACCTGGTGTTAGGTATAAGATAATCAGAGGGACTTTGGATGCTGCCGGTGTTGAAGGTAGAAAACAAGGTAGAAGTAAATACGGTACCAAAAAACCCAAGGCTTAA
- the dnaG gene encoding DNA primase: protein MSRNYDSLKKVIDEIKNKVDIVDFVNSYLSLSKRGKNYTALCPFHAEDTPSFYIFPETQTFHCFGCGAHGDVITFLEKYEQISFLDALKKIATYAGIELDITQKEKPVEIIFNEEVSKLYNYNLLNLSSNHKVWQYLKKREITRELVEEFELGFATGSEIQKVIEENLFDKDIAKNTGLLINGEKEFFYNRLIIPIRNNDGELVGFAGRQIEEDTNAPKYLNTPENKFFKKSKILYGYHKNKKFIKENDFVILVEGYFDVISMYKLDFKNVVGILGSAFTKDHAVELLKATNKVITMYDMDESGQKATLSTIDALFAKDFQIAVSKYPTKDPDELTKKHDNKYIAEILKNSYKFHEFIVDYYSEKYDLSNEFALEKYLKEMSRWYKKFEDVGRISYLQSFIENISKKTGKGTEYIQKILERTSALIPVSSASNESNSQTKDTLYVEKDIRYDIAKSYLYLWIKYPHYREILKNYFSEEDFSSQLLKEFFTLTSQSSDIGFLLENSSKELSELIVEVWKIEYFFNPERILSSLKESIRRTKINEQIEELKKKLHETKDLSEKTNITSQIIQLYSKLKIVN, encoded by the coding sequence ATGAGCAGAAATTATGATAGTCTGAAAAAAGTAATTGACGAAATTAAAAATAAAGTTGATATAGTTGATTTCGTCAATTCTTATTTGTCTCTTTCTAAAAGGGGAAAAAATTACACAGCTTTATGCCCCTTTCATGCAGAAGATACCCCATCTTTTTATATATTTCCTGAAACCCAAACCTTCCATTGCTTTGGATGTGGAGCTCATGGTGATGTGATCACTTTTTTGGAAAAGTATGAACAAATTAGTTTTTTGGATGCCTTAAAAAAAATAGCTACTTATGCGGGAATTGAATTAGATATAACTCAAAAAGAAAAACCTGTGGAGATAATTTTTAATGAAGAAGTTTCCAAACTTTATAACTATAATCTTCTCAACCTCTCTTCTAATCATAAAGTTTGGCAGTATTTGAAAAAGAGAGAGATAACTAGAGAGTTAGTAGAAGAATTTGAATTAGGGTTTGCCACGGGCTCAGAAATTCAAAAAGTGATCGAAGAGAATCTTTTTGATAAAGACATTGCAAAAAATACTGGTTTGTTGATCAATGGAGAAAAAGAGTTTTTTTATAATCGTTTAATTATCCCAATAAGAAACAATGATGGAGAGCTAGTTGGCTTTGCAGGTAGGCAAATAGAAGAAGACACGAATGCACCCAAGTATCTGAATACTCCTGAAAATAAGTTTTTTAAAAAATCTAAAATACTTTACGGGTATCATAAAAACAAAAAATTCATAAAAGAAAATGATTTTGTAATACTGGTTGAAGGCTACTTTGATGTAATTTCCATGTACAAATTAGATTTCAAAAATGTTGTGGGTATTTTAGGTTCTGCCTTTACAAAAGATCACGCCGTTGAATTGTTGAAAGCAACTAACAAAGTAATTACGATGTACGATATGGATGAATCTGGTCAAAAAGCCACTTTATCCACCATAGATGCTTTATTTGCTAAGGATTTCCAAATAGCAGTTTCAAAGTATCCTACTAAAGATCCTGACGAACTAACCAAGAAGCACGATAACAAATACATCGCCGAAATATTAAAAAACTCCTACAAATTTCATGAGTTCATCGTTGATTATTATTCAGAAAAATACGATTTAAGTAATGAATTTGCTTTAGAGAAATACTTAAAAGAGATGTCAAGATGGTACAAAAAATTTGAAGATGTTGGAAGAATAAGTTATTTACAAAGTTTTATTGAAAATATTTCAAAAAAAACGGGAAAAGGTACCGAGTATATTCAAAAAATACTAGAAAGAACTTCTGCACTAATACCTGTAAGTTCTGCTTCAAATGAGTCTAATTCTCAAACGAAAGATACTCTTTACGTAGAAAAGGATATAAGATACGATATTGCGAAATCTTATTTATACCTATGGATTAAATATCCTCACTATAGAGAGATACTCAAAAATTATTTCAGCGAGGAAGATTTTTCTAGTCAGTTGCTCAAAGAATTTTTTACTTTAACCTCACAAAGTTCAGATATTGGGTTTCTACTTGAAAATTCTTCAAAAGAACTAAGTGAATTGATAGTAGAGGTTTGGAAGATTGAATATTTTTTTAATCCTGAGAGGATTCTTTCTTCTTTAAAAGAAAGTATTAGGAGAACAAAAATAAATGAACAAATAGAAGAGTTGAAGAAAAAACTTCATGAAACAAAAGATCTTTCGGAAAAGACGAATATTACGTCTCAAATCATACAACTTTATTCAAAATTAAAAATAGTCAATTGA
- a CDS encoding ECF transporter S component translates to MHGRRVAIVGIFGALSFLLTFIEFPIIPLLPFLKFDPSDSLIILVTMGYGFFPGFFTLVIKSFLFIFRAGDGGLIGILMNFIAGTAFITTLYLLKNFVKLNNWINYVISSLLTGVVAYGLNYFVAIPVYTNQPTSQFVSNIGISLQLFFLLVLLFNFIKFFVDSSISHFLLKKTKITSFAQTKSEE, encoded by the coding sequence ATGCATGGTAGAAGAGTAGCAATTGTCGGGATTTTTGGGGCACTTTCATTTCTTTTAACTTTTATAGAATTTCCAATAATACCTTTGTTGCCGTTTCTAAAATTCGATCCCAGTGACAGTTTGATTATTTTGGTTACAATGGGCTATGGTTTTTTCCCGGGTTTTTTCACCCTTGTAATAAAAAGCTTTTTATTTATTTTTAGAGCTGGTGATGGTGGTTTAATCGGCATATTGATGAATTTTATAGCTGGAACCGCTTTTATAACGACGTTGTATCTATTAAAAAATTTTGTTAAGTTGAACAACTGGATCAATTACGTAATTTCTTCTTTACTGACGGGGGTTGTAGCGTACGGGTTGAATTATTTTGTAGCGATACCAGTTTATACTAATCAACCAACATCACAATTCGTTAGCAACATAGGCATAAGTTTGCAATTGTTTTTTTTACTAGTTCTATTGTTTAATTTCATTAAGTTTTTTGTGGATTCGTCTATTTCACATTTTTTATTGAAAAAAACTAAAATAACTAGTTTTGCTCAAACAAAATCAGAAGAATGA
- a CDS encoding ATP-dependent helicase — translation MAKNKGNDFLFLGEKNTPKGVQGNTPNEVEENTPKGVQGNTPNGVKEKFPSLSGGSPSSLFENELDEEQREAVIKSEGRSIIVAGPGSGKTRVITYKIAYLLNNGVEPENILLVTFTRAAAREMIERVKNVTNRNIDKMLAGTFHHVCNSILRKYATLLDYKNNYSILDKEDSKDLLKMAKSEYIKEISDNYKLPKEEVIMKIISYSCNTLTSLRESILERAPYLLNFERDIEQIWSIYIQLKKDMNAMDYDDLLVNTLVLFKTHPEVLNKCSSQFKYVLVDEFQDTNKIQIELVEALSSVHGNLIVVGDDSQSIYSFRGALFKNVKDFIEDERTKVFKIQSNYRSTSDIVGLINHLIPSNSVPKVLKPKRKSYLKPFVVETFDDLEQADAVVKIIEDKLKEGLDYKDIAVLYRSHSLSMVLQQKLDSKGIPYRILSGLRFIETAHIKDILAFLKVLNNPLDKISWSRILKLFPGIGNKTASKIYEEIETGIGKSPERGQGEENDNISNILKETEINKFKTPLELLTKLFDNKESSPDELIDTIYKDFYQEYSFLTYADSKSRNMDIERFSEIASRYDSVSAFIEDLTLSEEIGVIPASRDKDENKLTLTTIHGAKGLEWKVVILISVNPGDFPNGLAIKEQKLDEEERLFYVAITRAKNELYILKQLTGTTNPYLKNSFYFVKKENDFIKKIPEETVNRLKIKYK, via the coding sequence ATGGCGAAAAACAAGGGGAATGATTTCCTCTTTTTGGGAGAAAAAAACACCCCGAAGGGGGTTCAAGGAAACACCCCGAACGAGGTTGAGGAGAACACCCCGAAGGGAGTTCAAGGAAACACACCGAACGGGGTCAAGGAAAAATTCCCCTCCTTAAGTGGCGGAAGCCCGTCATCTTTATTCGAAAATGAGTTGGATGAAGAACAAAGAGAAGCTGTTATAAAATCAGAAGGAAGATCGATAATAGTTGCGGGTCCTGGCTCTGGTAAAACTAGAGTAATAACCTATAAAATTGCTTATTTGTTGAATAATGGAGTTGAACCTGAAAATATTTTATTAGTCACCTTCACCAGGGCTGCGGCAAGGGAAATGATAGAAAGGGTAAAGAATGTTACCAATAGAAATATAGATAAAATGCTAGCTGGTACATTCCATCATGTATGTAATTCTATTCTTAGAAAGTACGCCACGCTTTTAGACTATAAAAATAATTACAGCATCCTCGACAAAGAAGATTCAAAAGATTTGTTAAAAATGGCTAAAAGCGAGTACATCAAAGAAATCAGTGATAATTACAAGCTTCCAAAAGAAGAAGTAATAATGAAAATTATAAGCTATTCATGTAACACATTGACCTCTTTAAGAGAATCAATACTTGAAAGAGCCCCATATTTGTTGAATTTTGAAAGAGATATTGAGCAAATATGGAGTATATATATCCAATTAAAAAAAGATATGAATGCAATGGACTATGATGATCTGTTAGTAAATACTTTAGTTTTATTCAAAACTCATCCAGAAGTACTAAACAAGTGTTCAAGCCAATTTAAATATGTTTTAGTTGACGAATTTCAAGATACCAACAAAATTCAAATAGAATTGGTTGAGGCTTTATCATCGGTTCATGGGAATCTGATAGTTGTTGGAGACGATTCTCAAAGTATATATTCATTCAGAGGAGCTTTATTTAAAAACGTAAAAGATTTTATAGAAGATGAAAGAACAAAGGTTTTCAAGATACAAAGTAATTACAGAAGTACCTCTGATATAGTTGGTTTGATTAATCACCTAATACCTTCTAATTCTGTTCCTAAAGTCCTTAAACCTAAGAGAAAAAGTTATTTAAAACCTTTCGTTGTGGAAACTTTTGACGATTTGGAACAAGCAGATGCCGTAGTCAAAATCATAGAAGATAAATTAAAAGAAGGTTTAGATTATAAAGATATCGCTGTGCTATATAGATCGCATTCGTTATCTATGGTGTTACAACAAAAATTGGATTCAAAAGGTATCCCTTACAGAATACTATCAGGATTGAGATTCATCGAAACGGCACATATAAAAGATATATTGGCTTTTTTAAAGGTATTAAACAATCCTTTAGATAAGATTTCGTGGAGTAGGATTTTAAAATTATTTCCTGGAATTGGTAACAAAACTGCATCTAAGATCTATGAAGAGATTGAAACTGGAATAGGGAAAAGCCCCGAGCGGGGTCAAGGAGAAGAAAACGATAACATCTCAAATATATTGAAGGAAACTGAAATAAATAAGTTCAAAACACCCTTGGAATTATTAACAAAACTTTTCGATAATAAAGAAAGTAGTCCTGATGAGTTGATAGATACCATTTATAAAGATTTCTACCAAGAATATTCTTTCTTAACTTATGCAGATTCTAAATCAAGGAACATGGATATTGAAAGATTCAGTGAAATTGCCAGTCGTTATGATTCAGTAAGTGCTTTTATAGAAGATTTGACGCTTAGTGAAGAGATAGGAGTAATACCTGCGAGTAGGGATAAAGATGAGAATAAGTTAACGCTCACAACGATTCATGGGGCTAAGGGATTGGAATGGAAAGTAGTTATTCTCATATCGGTGAATCCAGGAGATTTTCCCAACGGACTTGCAATTAAAGAACAAAAATTAGATGAAGAAGAAAGGCTCTTCTATGTTGCCATAACAAGAGCAAAGAATGAATTATACATTTTGAAACAGCTAACCGGTACAACCAACCCGTATCTAAAAAATTCATTTTATTTTGTAAAAAAAGAAAACGATTTTATCAAAAAAATTCCGGAGGAAACGGTCAATCGTTTGAAAATCAAATATAAATAA
- the iscB gene encoding RNA-guided endonuclease IscB: protein MEKESVQRVFVLDKNKQPLMPCHPARARELLKKGKAAVFRYHPFTIILKDREGGDTQPIQVKIDPGSKITGVTLVGDFKNGKKVIWGAEIHHRGQSIKKALDTRRGVRRSRRNRKIRYRIARFDNRKRSKGWLPPSLISRVENILTWIKRIRRFSPITGISLELVRFDTQKLQDPEINGIEYQRGTLYGYEIKEYLLEKWGRKCVYCGKENVPLEIEHIVPKSKGGSDRISNLTLACHECNQKKGNQSIEEFLTNNPERLKQIKSESKRPLKDTAALNATRWYIFNQLRGNSLTAGKEELPIEVGTGGRTKYNRETQNYPKKHWIDAACVGESGQNVQIEPDMQVLEIKAMGHGMRRMCFVDKYGFPKKYRPKERTYMGYKTGDIVLAVIPKGKNMGIHIGRIAIRHRPSFLLNGVGDVHPKYLTLLQKNDGYGYQIS from the coding sequence ATGGAAAAGGAATCTGTACAACGAGTTTTTGTATTAGATAAAAACAAACAACCACTTATGCCATGTCATCCTGCTAGGGCAAGAGAGTTATTGAAGAAAGGTAAAGCAGCAGTATTTCGATACCATCCATTCACAATTATTCTAAAAGATCGTGAAGGCGGCGACACGCAACCTATACAGGTTAAGATCGATCCTGGAAGTAAGATCACTGGAGTTACTTTAGTAGGCGATTTTAAGAACGGTAAGAAAGTAATTTGGGGTGCTGAGATTCATCACAGAGGTCAAAGTATCAAAAAAGCATTAGATACTCGTAGAGGTGTAAGACGTTCACGAAGAAACCGAAAGATAAGGTATCGTATAGCAAGGTTTGACAACAGAAAACGTTCAAAAGGTTGGTTACCACCTAGTCTTATAAGCCGTGTAGAAAATATACTCACATGGATTAAACGTATTCGACGCTTTTCACCAATTACAGGTATTTCATTGGAATTAGTACGTTTTGATACTCAAAAACTACAAGATCCAGAAATTAATGGAATAGAGTATCAACGAGGAACGTTGTATGGATACGAAATAAAAGAGTACCTTCTTGAGAAATGGGGTAGGAAATGTGTATATTGTGGTAAAGAGAATGTACCGTTAGAAATAGAACATATCGTACCTAAATCTAAAGGTGGAAGTGACAGGATAAGTAACCTTACATTAGCTTGCCACGAATGCAATCAGAAGAAAGGTAATCAATCAATTGAAGAATTTTTAACAAATAATCCAGAAAGGCTGAAACAGATCAAATCAGAATCAAAGAGACCACTCAAAGATACAGCAGCACTCAATGCTACACGTTGGTATATATTCAATCAATTACGAGGAAACAGCCTCACGGCAGGTAAGGAAGAATTACCTATTGAAGTTGGAACAGGAGGACGAACAAAGTACAATCGTGAGACACAAAACTATCCTAAAAAGCATTGGATAGATGCAGCTTGTGTTGGAGAAAGTGGTCAAAACGTTCAAATTGAACCTGATATGCAAGTTTTAGAGATCAAAGCAATGGGTCATGGAATGCGTAGAATGTGTTTTGTAGATAAATACGGATTCCCAAAAAAATATCGTCCAAAAGAACGAACATATATGGGATACAAAACAGGCGATATAGTGTTGGCAGTTATACCAAAAGGAAAAAATATGGGTATCCATATTGGACGCATTGCAATACGACATAGGCCAAGCTTTTTATTAAATGGTGTTGGTGATGTACATCCAAAATATCTTACATTACTACAAAAAAATGACGGTTATGGATATCAAATATCTTAA
- a CDS encoding sigma-70 family RNA polymerase sigma factor — translation MEKLEKKVDFSELIEEIEKIEIVDQDKIRVKRDKECYIEELERGLEKLIEIAKEKNNTITYRDIDECIPHNLSDVIDGSFLDKIHEKLESEGIEIIESSQEDQIQEEEEFFNDGLEELFQERESQIFDNSAVNEPIKIYLREIGGIKLLTPSRERQLAIRAKKGDKKAKDELVKANLRLVISIAKRYTGRGLTFLDLIQEGNIGLIRAVEKFDWKRGFKFSTYATWWVRQAITRAIADQARTIRIPVHLVESINRMNIVIRKHLQETGEYPSTEKLAELLDKPLEKMDEILLATKEIISVDAPISGSDDEEAYIGDFLEDSEADQPEEIAVRMILKEEIEKVLESLRPKEATVLKMRYGLLDGKMKTLEEVGNFFNVTRERIRQIEVKALRKLRHPSRSLQLKEISDMIEKKDI, via the coding sequence ATGGAAAAGCTTGAGAAAAAGGTGGATTTTTCAGAATTAATAGAAGAAATTGAAAAAATTGAGATCGTTGATCAAGATAAAATAAGGGTTAAAAGAGACAAAGAATGTTATATAGAAGAACTTGAGAGAGGTTTAGAAAAACTTATTGAAATAGCTAAAGAGAAGAACAATACCATAACTTATCGAGATATAGATGAATGCATACCTCATAACTTATCTGATGTAATTGACGGCAGCTTTTTAGATAAGATCCATGAAAAGCTCGAATCAGAAGGGATAGAAATTATAGAATCCTCCCAAGAGGACCAAATCCAAGAGGAAGAAGAATTTTTTAACGATGGGTTAGAGGAGCTTTTTCAAGAAAGGGAATCTCAGATATTCGACAACTCTGCCGTAAATGAACCCATAAAGATTTATTTGAGAGAAATAGGGGGAATCAAACTTTTAACTCCCTCCAGGGAAAGGCAGCTTGCTATAAGAGCTAAGAAAGGCGACAAAAAAGCCAAAGACGAATTGGTGAAGGCAAATCTAAGATTGGTGATTAGTATAGCCAAAAGATACACAGGAAGAGGATTAACCTTTTTGGATTTGATTCAAGAGGGGAATATAGGTTTAATTAGAGCCGTAGAAAAATTTGACTGGAAAAGAGGCTTTAAATTCTCAACCTATGCTACTTGGTGGGTTAGGCAAGCTATCACCAGAGCTATAGCCGATCAAGCTAGAACAATTAGAATACCTGTTCATTTGGTTGAATCTATAAACAGGATGAACATAGTTATTAGAAAACACCTCCAAGAAACAGGTGAATACCCCTCTACCGAAAAGTTAGCAGAATTACTGGATAAACCTTTAGAAAAAATGGATGAAATTTTATTGGCAACTAAAGAGATCATTTCCGTTGATGCACCAATAAGTGGTTCTGATGATGAAGAAGCTTATATAGGTGATTTTTTAGAGGACTCTGAAGCTGATCAACCAGAGGAAATTGCTGTGAGAATGATACTTAAAGAAGAAATTGAAAAAGTTTTGGAATCTTTAAGGCCCAAGGAAGCTACGGTGTTAAAAATGAGATATGGCTTGCTTGACGGTAAAATGAAAACACTGGAAGAGGTTGGAAACTTCTTCAACGTAACAAGAGAAAGGATAAGGCAGATTGAAGTAAAAGCTTTAAGGAAGTTAAGGCATCCCTCCAGAAGCTTGCAATTAAAAGAAATAAGCGATATGATAGAAAAGAAGGACATATAA
- a CDS encoding ribosomal-processing cysteine protease Prp, whose product MITAIYNNSERPSVEIFGHAEFSSFGNDIVCSAVSVLTQFVAEILKNESLGHIEKREGYLKISLKQETHLSNLLLDYLLKSLVAISKDYPRNLKVEVR is encoded by the coding sequence ATGATTACGGCAATTTATAACAATTCTGAAAGACCCAGTGTAGAAATTTTTGGACATGCCGAATTTTCTTCTTTTGGCAATGATATAGTTTGCAGCGCTGTCAGTGTTTTAACTCAATTTGTTGCTGAAATTCTAAAAAATGAAAGTTTAGGTCATATTGAGAAAAGAGAGGGTTATTTAAAGATTTCGCTCAAGCAAGAAACTCACCTCTCCAATTTGTTATTAGATTACTTGCTAAAAAGTTTGGTTGCCATATCTAAAGATTACCCAAGAAATCTTAAAGTGGAGGTTAGATAA
- the rplU gene encoding 50S ribosomal protein L21, with the protein MYAIVYFNGKQYKVEKDQVIYTEKVKDVDPGNEVVLDKVIYLSKEEEKKAGKPYVEGAKVITEVVEHGKDRKVKIIKFEGRKNYRREKGHRQEYTALKIKEIEG; encoded by the coding sequence GTGTACGCTATAGTTTATTTTAATGGTAAACAATACAAGGTAGAAAAAGATCAAGTGATTTACACTGAAAAAGTAAAAGATGTGGATCCAGGTAACGAGGTAGTATTAGACAAAGTTATTTATCTAAGTAAAGAAGAAGAAAAGAAAGCTGGGAAACCTTATGTTGAGGGAGCAAAAGTGATTACCGAAGTTGTAGAGCATGGAAAAGATAGGAAGGTAAAAATAATCAAATTTGAAGGAAGAAAAAATTATAGAAGAGAAAAAGGTCATAGACAAGAGTATACTGCTCTAAAAATAAAAGAAATTGAAGGATAA
- the rpsI gene encoding 30S ribosomal protein S9, whose protein sequence is MAELIEYYGTGRRKTAVARVHLRPGNGKIKINGKEYKSLVEYLRGNEVWEIEALKPLTVTSTNGQFDLVIRVNGGGLSGQAGAIRLGIARALLSYDESFRPILKKEGLLTRDPREVERKKYGLRKARKRAQFSKR, encoded by the coding sequence ATGGCAGAACTTATCGAATATTACGGTACCGGGAGAAGAAAAACAGCCGTGGCAAGGGTACATTTAAGGCCAGGCAACGGTAAGATAAAAATAAATGGAAAAGAATACAAAAGTTTGGTAGAATATTTAAGAGGTAACGAGGTATGGGAAATAGAAGCTTTAAAACCACTCACCGTCACATCTACAAATGGACAATTTGATTTAGTTATAAGGGTTAATGGTGGAGGATTGAGTGGCCAAGCTGGTGCCATTAGACTTGGAATTGCCAGGGCTTTACTTTCCTACGATGAATCCTTCAGACCTATTTTGAAGAAAGAAGGTCTCTTAACTAGAGATCCAAGAGAAGTAGAAAGAAAGAAATATGGTTTGAGAAAAGCTAGAAAAAGAGCTCAATTTTCAAAAAGATGA
- the rpsG gene encoding 30S ribosomal protein S7 produces the protein MRRRTAEKRNIVPDPIYGDILLSKFINRLMYDGKKSLAQQIVYSALERLAEATKENPIEAFHKAIDNVKPVVEVRSRRVGGSTYQVPFEVPENRATSLAIRWIVTSAQSKKGRDMVSKLSQELIDAYNNTGPSVKKKEDVHRMAEANRAFAHFRW, from the coding sequence ATGAGAAGAAGAACTGCTGAAAAAAGAAACATAGTTCCAGATCCTATTTATGGGGATATTTTACTTTCCAAATTTATAAACAGGTTGATGTATGATGGAAAAAAATCTTTAGCACAACAAATAGTGTATTCTGCTTTGGAGAGGTTGGCTGAAGCTACAAAAGAAAATCCAATAGAGGCTTTTCATAAAGCGATAGATAATGTTAAACCTGTGGTAGAAGTAAGATCAAGAAGGGTGGGGGGTTCAACATATCAAGTACCTTTTGAAGTACCGGAAAACAGAGCCACATCTTTAGCAATAAGATGGATAGTTACCTCTGCACAATCAAAAAAAGGCAGAGATATGGTTAGTAAATTATCTCAAGAACTGATAGACGCCTACAACAATACGGGACCTTCTGTGAAAAAGAAAGAAGACGTTCATAGGATGGCTGAAGCAAACAGAGCTTTTGCACATTTCAGATGGTAG
- the rpmA gene encoding 50S ribosomal protein L27 yields the protein MKIDLQLFAKKSSDVNKKDSNPKYLGVKASDGKKIRAGTIIVRQRGTKIHPGENVGIGRDFTIFAKIDGVVKFKTKNNRKFVDVYALKD from the coding sequence ATGAAAATAGATTTACAACTTTTTGCCAAAAAAAGTTCTGATGTAAATAAAAAAGATAGCAACCCCAAGTATCTTGGAGTGAAGGCTTCTGACGGGAAAAAAATTAGAGCCGGTACCATAATTGTTAGGCAAAGAGGCACTAAAATTCATCCTGGGGAAAACGTTGGAATAGGGAGAGACTTCACCATATTTGCTAAAATAGACGGTGTCGTTAAGTTTAAAACAAAAAACAACAGGAAGTTTGTAGATGTTTATGCCCTAAAGGACTGA
- the rplM gene encoding 50S ribosomal protein L13, whose product MNSKLVQPSYTAKKEDIKREWFLIDAKDYTLGRLASRIAKILQGKHKPTYTPYIDSGDFVVVVNAEKIKLSKDKKENKIYRRYSGYPGGLKEISFEQMQSKHPERIIQLAVKGMMPKTILAKHMMKKLKVYVGPDHPHQAQNPKEIKIENI is encoded by the coding sequence ATGAATTCTAAATTAGTGCAGCCTTCATATACCGCTAAGAAAGAAGACATAAAAAGAGAATGGTTCTTGATCGATGCAAAAGACTACACACTAGGAAGACTAGCATCGAGGATTGCAAAAATACTACAGGGGAAACACAAACCGACCTATACTCCATATATAGATAGTGGAGATTTTGTTGTTGTAGTGAATGCGGAAAAAATAAAACTTTCGAAGGACAAAAAAGAAAACAAAATATACAGAAGATACAGTGGTTATCCTGGAGGGCTCAAGGAAATCTCTTTTGAACAGATGCAAAGTAAGCACCCTGAAAGGATAATTCAGCTAGCTGTAAAAGGTATGATGCCCAAAACTATTTTAGCCAAGCATATGATGAAGAAACTAAAGGTATATGTTGGTCCTGATCATCCACACCAAGCTCAGAATCCAAAAGAGATAAAAATAGAAAATATTTAA